A region of uncultured Draconibacterium sp. DNA encodes the following proteins:
- a CDS encoding VCBS repeat-containing protein: protein MRTNSKNNSLTIFNCISGNGVFKILLVLFAWGLFSLQAYSQLEGAEAIPAGGEGNYGIIDGAASGTCDVYGNGPYDLFVGLRTLYPFERFDDEDTPVYGEKVAVKSPNSGGYVFQHTDGTIYALSYSIKQIQLLSLNRTLLEFETIATHQVDKMSGSLTGFIDKQGKLHVFHVSYDDTKITGAGDRPPFPSSRSSRNKDDIPFHHQKEYAAYDGAGLAKNPSWYSRGPRLFHAQFSDIKMTKLEKNEPVEVDSRNCYFKFGSRGLAMAIYDPETKIPQVVGANQTGMTRVFQNSSPNGVEINEVRYPVDDTPDHVILRHPVIHPNVKTITNPKNGLSDLLIGDTGRLWFYPLKGMLKDNTPIYGEPKPVLCKSADIVCGRLPVVSPGDVDNDGLIDFLVGNDAGELLFVKNIGSKNAPEFANPVPVLIDGKTFQIHAGYQGSIQGPPESAWGYTCPTLYDWNNDGKLDIVMNSILGDIVTFIQVEGDGDRPAFSEMKKIYCEGLDLHLSWRTQPGITTWGGETAPCILPTTKTMNSGVFTKSIFRMWFGGMC, encoded by the coding sequence ATGAGAACAAACTCTAAAAATAATAGTCTAACAATTTTTAATTGTATTTCGGGGAATGGAGTATTCAAAATTTTACTTGTTCTGTTTGCATGGGGATTATTTTCATTGCAGGCCTATTCTCAATTAGAAGGAGCTGAAGCTATCCCCGCCGGCGGTGAGGGTAATTATGGTATTATTGACGGAGCTGCCAGTGGGACATGCGATGTATACGGAAATGGACCGTATGACCTGTTTGTGGGCTTACGGACACTATACCCCTTCGAACGTTTTGATGATGAGGACACACCTGTTTACGGAGAAAAAGTTGCCGTCAAATCTCCCAACTCAGGAGGTTATGTATTTCAGCATACCGACGGAACAATTTATGCACTGTCGTATTCGATTAAACAAATTCAGCTGCTGTCCCTTAACCGGACTTTGTTGGAATTCGAAACAATTGCAACACACCAGGTGGATAAAATGAGTGGCAGTTTAACTGGTTTTATCGACAAACAAGGTAAACTGCATGTATTTCATGTAAGTTACGATGACACTAAAATAACCGGAGCAGGAGACAGACCTCCTTTCCCCAGTTCCCGAAGTTCCAGAAATAAAGACGATATTCCCTTTCACCATCAAAAAGAATACGCCGCTTATGATGGAGCCGGGCTTGCCAAAAATCCATCCTGGTATTCCCGCGGACCACGACTTTTTCATGCCCAATTCTCCGACATAAAAATGACAAAACTGGAGAAAAATGAGCCTGTTGAGGTAGATAGTCGCAATTGCTATTTTAAGTTTGGAAGCAGAGGACTTGCGATGGCAATCTATGACCCGGAAACAAAAATTCCACAAGTTGTAGGTGCCAATCAAACCGGCATGACAAGAGTTTTTCAAAACAGTTCACCCAACGGAGTTGAAATTAATGAAGTTCGGTATCCAGTTGACGATACACCAGACCATGTAATTCTGCGCCATCCGGTTATTCACCCCAACGTAAAGACCATTACCAATCCTAAAAACGGACTTTCTGATTTGTTGATTGGCGATACCGGGCGTTTATGGTTTTACCCGCTCAAGGGTATGCTTAAAGACAACACACCAATTTATGGCGAACCAAAACCCGTTTTATGCAAGTCGGCCGATATAGTATGCGGAAGGCTACCCGTGGTTTCTCCCGGAGATGTGGATAATGATGGTTTGATTGATTTTCTGGTGGGAAACGATGCCGGCGAATTGCTTTTTGTGAAAAATATCGGTTCGAAGAACGCTCCCGAATTTGCCAACCCCGTTCCTGTACTTATTGATGGAAAAACGTTTCAGATTCATGCAGGCTATCAGGGATCGATTCAGGGTCCTCCTGAATCCGCCTGGGGATATACCTGCCCAACACTTTACGACTGGAATAACGACGGGAAGCTGGACATTGTAATGAACAGTATTTTGGGCGATATCGTAACTTTTATTCAAGTTGAAGGAGATGGAGACCGACCCGCTTTCTCCGAAATGAAAAAAATATATTGTGAAGGCCTTGACTTACATTTATCGTGGCGCACCCAGCCAGGTATCACAACCTGGGGAGGCGAAACAGCACCCTGTATATTGCCAACGACGAAAACAATGAATTCCGGTGTTTTTACCAAATCGATATTCAGAATGTGGTTCGGGGGGATGTGTTAA